The Treponema phagedenis DNA segment TTCAAGTTCTACAGCGCGAATCTTTTCGTATTGAGAATACGTGCCGACATAGCGTTTAAGCGTGCCGTTGAAAAGCTCATATATTTCATTTACTGTTGAGTCCAAAAAAAATCGGTCGTGGCTGACCAATAAAAAGCCGCCCTTATAATTTTTCAGCCAAGACTCAAGCCATGTGCGCGCTTCAATATCTAAATAGTTGGTAGGCTCGTCTAAAATAATAATATCGGCGCCGCTTAAAAGAATTTTTGCAAGCGCAATACGCATTTGCCAACCGCCTGAAAATTCTTTGCAGGGACGATTAAAATCGTAATCGGTAAAACTTAACCCGCGGAGAACCTCATCGATTAAACCTTTGCGCCGATACCAACCGCTTTCTTCCAATTCAATTTGCAAGTTATGGTACTCATCGGCAAGGTGCAAACTTTTTTCTTCGGATTCGTTTTCTGCAAGTTCGCTTCCCTTTACCTCAAGAAGCCTTAAAAGTTCCTTACTGTGCGCAAATGCTTTTTCCGCTTCCTCAACCAGGGTGTCTTCCTTATGGACAATCCCGGACTGCGGCAAATACGCAATTCGCGTTGATTTTTCTGAAGAAACAGTCCCCGAATCAGGTTGCTGCAATCCCGCAATAATTTTCATTAACGTTGATTTTCCGCAGCCATTTGCGCCGGTTAAAGCAGCCTTTGTGCCTTTGGTTAAAACAAGGGTTATGTCTTTCAGTAAATCCCTTGCACCGAATGCAAGGGATATTTGGGAAAGCTGTACAAAAGACATTAGTGCTTTTCGCCTTCGGATTGAAAAAAGAGAATCACCGGATTTAAATTTCTTCTTACGACAACTCCGTCTTGTATATTTGCGGAATCGATGTATTCAAGTTTTAAGCTGTCTCCGGAAAGCACATATAAAAAGTTGACCCACTCGGAGGCGCCGTCAAAGTCAAAGGAAAGCACTCCCTTATATTCAGATTTTACCGAAGAGTCAATGAAAAATCGTACTGCAATATAACCTGAGTATCCGGAATTCTTGGGAATAATTGCCGGAGATAAAGCCTTTGCACCGTTCCAAATAAATTTATTGTTATCCTGAAATTCCAATTTACCATAATTTTTTGAGCGGAACACAGGTCCCGCAAGATAGAGATTTTTTAAAATTGCTGCTCGCCGCTCTTGTTCTTCGGTAATAATTTCTTCAGGAGTTTTTTCTAAAGTGATAAAAGTTTCGGTTCTGGGTTTTCCGTTGTTATCAATAAACTGCAAGACTACCGTATTTTCATCTCTGATTTGCATAGAAAGAGAAGAGCCTTCAAATAAATAAGTGTTGGTATTTGTTTTGGTAAGTTTTGAGTATGGAAAAGAAAAACGATCATTTTTTATCTCTACTTTTGCAACACCTTTTTTTTCTCCGGGAGCAAATCCCCAATCAGTTGCCATCTCTTCAATATTTATTTGTTTTTTTAAAATCATTTTTCGGTAACTTTCAGGGTACCAATTTTTTGTAAAAACAGCTTGCAAAGCAGGATCGTTAGCTGAATCGTCATGAGTTTCCTGTCCGACAGCAGACTCTCTTTCATCAAATATTTGTAAATTATACGAGAAACACCAGCCGGTTGTACCGTCATTGGTCATTACTTCGAACCACTCGCCTTCCAACTGTTTATCGCGTGCAATAACAGGCTCTCCGGCGCCTTTCCATAGAATTTTAACCGTTTGCCCCTGTCGCAATCGATATACCTGCTTGGCGGTGTTTTCGGCCTTTGCGCGCAAAGGGAGACCGTCAATTTTTGCATTTGCATACGTATAACGATATTCATTTGTTTTATCAACATAGGCTTGAGCTTCTTTCATGGAAGTAAAAAAACTGAGTTGCCATAAAGGAACTTCTAGTTTTTGTTTTTCTATGCCGATAATATATACTTTTGAAATATTCGAGCGCACATACACAGGCACTATATCGCCGGCCGTTAACGGAGGTTCCAGGGAAGACCAGTTTACAACACCATAACCAATTCTATCCGAGCAGGAAGTAAGACCAAAAAGAAAAAATCCGATTATACAAATAAAAGATAGTTTATAAAAGAATTTATTAGCTTGCATATATCGCCAGTATATCCAAAAAAAATAGAAAACGCAAGAACACGACATGCTTGTAGATTTGCGCATGAGTCAGTATAAAAATAAGAAGTAGTATAAATTGAAGTTTTTTGCGGAGCGTTTTATTTTAAATGCTCGGAATTGAATGCTTACAAATCGCAGGTTTGGTTTTGCCGCGTATGTTAAAATCAGAATAATGCAAAGCACATTTAAAAGCATCAACACAGAATTATGAAATTGATTATTTTTTTTAATGCATTTTATAAAAAGAGTCCGACACGGCGCAACGGTGGGCAATTTACCATAGGAATGCTTAAATCCGCAGCCCCTTATTGTTGATACTCCGATTTTTATAACAGGAAGTTAATTACAAAACGCTATACTAACGGTGAACCGGGTGTTTCAGGATACAGACAAAACTGTTGTAGAAAGATCCTGTGCTCTTGTACAGGGGACGGCTGTTTACTTGGATAAAATATATCAACTCGCGGAATACAGACAACGCTATCTCCACACAAATAAAGATGAGTAAAACTACAGTGTGCCTGTGGTGCCCACACAGAAAAGATGTTTTACGGCGGGGCTATTTATAAAGCTTTAAAACTCGCAGGGTGCTTTTCCAACACGTAAAAAATAACTTGTATAAGAGAAAAATTTCAAACTGCAATGCGCGTTAATATAATTTTTATTTTTATGCTCCAACCTTATTTCTGTGCGCATGGGATATTGCATAAAAATACAAAAACATTGTATAATCTTACAAGAGGTTATTATGGATTTTATACATCAGAAAAACAGGATTTATGCAACCGATAGCGAAGGGAAAACAATCGCAGAGGTTACTTTTCCCGATATTTCCGAAAGGGAAGTTATGATCGACCATACCTTTGTAGATTCTTCACTGCGAGGACAAGGTATTGCCGATAAGTTAATACGCGAAGTTATCGCAGTCGCAACAAAGCAAAATAAAAAAATTGAGCCTGTGTGCTCATATGCAAAAACGTGGTTTGAAAATAATCCTGATTATAAAAACATTTGTACCGAGTAAACCGGCACCGCCGATACAAACATTCCGTATGTAGTATCAAAGCTGAAAATTTCGGCAATTGTACAATGAGTAATTCCAAAAAGAATTACTCATTGTTTTTTATAGCAAACTGCTTTTTAAGGATATGGCTTATATTCGTTTACCATACTGATGCTTGAGCGAACCGGTTTCCCTTTTGCCATATCGTTTGCAACAACAAGTGCTTGTTCAATAAGTGATGCAGAATCAGCCACTCCGTGTAAGACAATTTCAGTCTCCGAAACCTCTGCATCCAAAAAATAAATGGGAAGCTTTAGGTCAAAAGCAATATGATTGATAATTTTTTGCCCGTGCAAAAGATCTGCAATATGCTCCCCCCCCTTCTCTTCTTCCTTCGCAGAAACGGTTTGTGAGCAGGCATACTTAATAATGTTCGCGGCTGTTTTATGATCAACAAAGTCGGTATTGATTACAATATGATGAACGGCGGGATCATCATGTACTACATTAAAAAAGCATTTATGAAACCCTTCTCTATTGGTATCACTTTCGATCATGAGTTCTTTTGCTTTTTTTTCAGGCCAATTAAATTCATTCATCAATCGCTCTACTCGCGTATGCTCGGAGGCTACCAGACGAACCGAATAACAACCGGGAATACCTCGAAGAAGGGCAAAGCCGCCCCTGCCGATGAAAATTGTATTTCCCTTTTGTGCATGCTCATAAACTGCCTCGCGCAAATAATCAAAATATTCATCGCGGTCGCGCAAAAGCGAAGCCCAAAACGTCGGCTTTTTCTCATCGTATTTTTGTAAGCTTGATTCCGGGACACCGAGCTTTATCAAATCCGCTTCAAGGGATTTTCTATCTACAAATTCATAACCCAATAATTTTGCAAGTTCTGCTGCGGTTTCGTCCCCGTACGATGCTATTTGTCGAGAGATTGTAATAATTGCCATAAACGCCTCCTTAGTATAGAATAAGCGGTAAATTCAATTCTGTCAAAGGAAGGTTTTAAAAAAATGAAAAATATTCATGACTTGTGTTGGGCTCCCCAAGGAAGTAAAGAAATCTGTGAAACAAGGGTTTTTACCGTGAAAGAAATTGAAAGTCTTTCTCCCAAAAATGAGAAAAAGACATTTGTATCAATTTTTGCACCCGAATGGGTAATTGTTATCCCGAGGATTGTAGATTCAACAGGGACTGCATATTTTTTGATGGTAACTCAATGGAGACACGGCTCTGCCGCTTTAAGTACGGAATTTCCCGGCGGTGTGGTGGATAAGGGGGAAACGCCTGAGCAGGCAGGACTGCGGGAGCTTTTAGAAGAAACCGGGAAAGAAGCTGTTCATATTGAACCGCTGGGAATTCTGTATCCTAATCCCGCAATTATGCAAAATCGCTCCCATGTTTTTTTAGCCGATTGCGGAGAAAAAACCGTTGCCAAGCATTTGGATCCGGATGAGTTTTTAGAAAGCGAAGCGTTCCCTGTGCATGAAATTCTAAAAAAACTCGGACAACCGCCTTTTGATCATGCGCTTATGTGTTCCGCAATGTTTTTATATTTGCAAAAATACGGAAAACTAAGCTGACGGTATAACGTTCTTTTGATAATTCAATCCATTTTTATGCATTTTATACAAATCGTAAAAAATTTTATAAGAAAGAGCCCGACACAACGGTTTAGTTTTTGACGTCCTTGTCAAAAACTAAACCACGAGTTTTAAAGCTTTGCAAATAGTTTTGCTTTAAAACATCGTTTGGAATTTCGCAAGGGTGAGTAAACTTACCATAGGAATGCTGAAATCCGGTATGCCGGTATTGACGGGAACTCCACACGCAGCAAGGAGTTGTGTCCATACAAAAAAGTAACCGGACAAAACTCATTGTTCAGCATTGTACACGGACAGCAAAAACCAATTGTCAACGATGTTTTAAAAGCATAAACTTTTTTAAAGTGCTTTTAAAACTCGAAGGTCAAGATGTTTTTGCAACATTTGCCAAGCAAAAACATCTTGACCCGTGTTAGGCGGACGGAGGGCGGCGAGCACTTTTTCAAAAGTGCGAAGCCGGATCCTTTTTGCGCGCCCAAAATAGCGCAAAAAGAGCCGGAGCGATAGCGGAGCCCGCAGTACGCCGGCGGTTTGCAACTGCTCCGCTCCGGCACGCTTAATGGAAAGCCGGCTTTCTGCAAAGTTCAAACCGCAACACCCGTATGCCAATAATAAAAACATGCGGTCTTTTATTTTTTTTAGCGTTTAGCCTTGCCTTGTTCAAGCTGTAATGTTTTTGAAGCGGCATCGCAAACTTCCGTCGGGCCGTAATACTGAATGGCTCCGGGATACAGGTAGCTTGTGGTAATTGCCCACTTGTCCCGATTTTTTGCAAACTCTTGAAAGGGTTTGCCGTCAAGTTCGACCAGTGCCTTTTTGATAACGGGTTTTTTGCTGCCGTGCCGCTGCTCCATGTTCATCATCATGGTGAGCGGAACGCCGCCTGCCTGCCACTCGTCTGCGGGAGCGGTCAGGTTGCGAACCGAAGAAAGATAGCCGGTCAATCCTTGCGCAATCAGCAGGAAGGCAGTAAAGCCAAGCGAGTAGCAGTAGTCCGCATCAAAGTTTGACGGAAAGGCGCAGCGTCCTTCATAGCCGAAAAAGTGTGTGTAGCCCGAAAAGGAGCCTTTATAGGTACCTGCATTTTTTCTTGCCGCAAGTTCTTTTTGCACAAGCCCAAGCAAAAGTTTTTCCGTTTCTATACGAGAAACTTGTACGTTTCCGTGCGGGTCTCTGTCCATTAATAACTGCTTTGAAATTTCTTCAGGTAAGGATGCAAAAACCTGCACTGAAGTTTTGGAGAGAGTTTTTTCAACCCATGCGTATTCTTCGGCAAAAGTTTTTAAACGCGTAAATTCATCCGCATGTTTTGCCATTGCATCATTCAGTTCCGAAATGAGGGTTTTCATTTCCGGAATAAATTCAATTAACCCTTCAGGAATCAAGACAATTCCGAAGTTTTCTTCGTTTTCGGCACGCTTTGCAATGATGTCACAAAGGTACTGCGTAATTTGACCGAGAGTTTTCTTTTCGTTTTCAATCTCTTCCGATATGAGACAGACATTCGGCTGCGTGCTGAGTGCGCATTCAAGTGCAATATGGCTTGCAGATCTTCCCATCAGTTTAATAAAATGCCAGTATTTTTTTGCGGAGTTAGCATCGCGTGCAATATTTCCGATAAGCTCCGAGTAGGTTTTTGTTGCGGTATCAAACCCGAATGAGGTTTCTATCATGTCATTTTTTAAGTCGCCGTCAATGGTTTTCGGCACACCGATAACCTGTGTTTTTAAGTCCGCCTTTATAAAATGTTCGGCAAGCAGGGCTGCATTGGTATTTGAATCATCTCCGCCGATAATCACAACCGCATCAAGTTTCATTTTTTTTGCAACTTCCAAAGATGATGCGACTTGTGCATCGGTTTCAATTTTTGTTCTGCCTGATCCGATAATGTCAAAGCCTCCCGTATTTCGATATTCATCGATAAATGCGGCATCAATTTCTTTGTATTTTCCATCAATTAAACCTGCCGGACCGTTTAAGAAGCCAAAGAGTTTTGAATCGGCATTCCCTTTTTTGAGTCCGTCAAATAAGCCGGCAATAACATTATGACCGCCGGGAGCTTGTCCGCCTGAAAGAATTACGCCGACGCGTAAAGGATTCCTGTTTGGGGAACTTGCTCCTGAACGGAAGGTAACAAGCGGCCTCCCATATGTTGCAGGAAAAAGCGCCTTTACCTCTTCCTGATCCGCAACGGACTTAGTTGCTTCGCCTATTTTCATTGAGATTAAATCCAATGCTTGTTTTAAAGCAGCCGGAAGTTTTGGCTGATACTCATACCGAGCTTTTTGTAATACTGATAATTTCATTTGTTTCTCCTTAATAAAATTATTTCTACAATTTTCGCAATGTAAAAATCTTAAGGGCGGCTCTAAAAACTGATATTTTTAAAAGCTTCCTAAGTCTTTTCTCAAGTATACCAAAAAAATAAAAAATAAGAAAGCTTCTATTTATAAAAAGAGCTCGACACGGCACAACGGTGAGCAAACTTACCACGGTAATGGTTTAGGGAGGGATTTGTCGACGCCCTTGGTCGTGGGTTTATCGTCCCTATTTTTTGGAAAGATTCGAACAATGTTGTAGTACGCCGGCGCTTTGTAAGCATTCAGCTCTGAGTAAGTCGGATAAGAGAAAAATTTCAAACTGTAATGCCCATGAATGTATGATGTTTATTCTTCATGCGTACTCCCCAGATATGCGTGAATTTTTATTGACTATTTTTCTTAAATCTATGGCATTTTGATTTTTTGTTTCAATAATAGTATTTAAGAATAAAAGAAGTTCGGTACCGCCTTTTATTTTTAGATTTTATTTTTGGAGGATATATGAGTTCACTTAATTCGCTTATTATTGAAGGAAATGTTGTACGGGATCCTGTAGTAAAAACAAGTCCGAAAGGAACCGCTATTTGCAATTTTTCGATTGCCGCAAATCGTTATTATCGAACTAATGATAAAACTTCACAGGAAACATCATATTTCGATATTGAAACATGGGCAAAACTTGCCGAGCTTTGCGGAGAAAATTGTGTAAAAGGTTGCGGCGTGCGTGTGGTTGGAAGACTCAAGCAAGATCGATGGGTTGGCACGGACGGCAAAAATTACAGCAAGATAAAAGTAATTGCCGAACATGTTGAGTTTAAACCTCGGTTTAAAAATGCTGAGGTACCGCGACACGCGCAGGAAGAACTTTCGCCTGCAGAGGAGGTTACATTTTAACAGCCGGTTTCGGGCAAAACTACTTTTGCCCGAAACCGGCATGTATGATATTGAAAGCAGACTTACTGTTTTCCTATCGGCGTAAACAAAACCGTCATTCCGATAATTCAATTTATGCAGTGTAACTCTTGCGGGAGCGGATTTTTCAGGGTATACTTGCGATGAAAAATTTTATAACTGTTTTAACTCGGGAGGTTACATGAGAGAGGATTTATACCGGCTTTTGGCTGCGGCACACAAGGCTGCACCGCAAGCGGAGTGGATTGGCTTGCGCAGGCATAAAACATATATGGATTATTATGCAGCGGTTGACGGAAAGTTTTCCAATATGGCTTGCGATTCCGATGAAGGAATTATGGTTGAAGTTTTGTATAAGGGGCATTTCAGTTATGCCGCCACGCAGAATATGACCACGGAAGGAATTGCTGCGGCTGCGGCGCAAGCCTTTGCAAACGTAGAGCGGGCGGCGCCTTTTGGAATTTTTTCCTTTACCGATTCTGTGCGTCCGCCGACAAAAGCACGATACGCAAGTACAAGAAAGCAGTTAAGCGGCAAACCCGGAAATGAAGTTTTCGATACATTAATTAGTGCATGCGATGCATTACATATAAGCGATGAGATTATTCAAACCGCCGCCACGTTTGAAAAAGGTTTGTCTGAAATAGAAATTCTATCAACAAATGGGGCGGAAATTGCGCAAGCGTTATACTTTGGCGGGCTTAGTCTTGGAGCTGTCGGCCGCAGAGGGGACATTGTTCAGCAGCGCACGGCGAACGGGCCCCGCGGCAGAACATTTCAAGGCGGCTGGGAGTTATTTAATCCAGAACAAATATTGACGCAGGCAAAACAGGTGGGCGCTGAAGTTATTGAACTTTTGTCGGCGGAGCCTTGTCC contains these protein-coding regions:
- a CDS encoding SH3 domain-containing protein; translation: MQANKFFYKLSFICIIGFFLFGLTSCSDRIGYGVVNWSSLEPPLTAGDIVPVYVRSNISKVYIIGIEKQKLEVPLWQLSFFTSMKEAQAYVDKTNEYRYTYANAKIDGLPLRAKAENTAKQVYRLRQGQTVKILWKGAGEPVIARDKQLEGEWFEVMTNDGTTGWCFSYNLQIFDERESAVGQETHDDSANDPALQAVFTKNWYPESYRKMILKKQINIEEMATDWGFAPGEKKGVAKVEIKNDRFSFPYSKLTKTNTNTYLFEGSSLSMQIRDENTVVLQFIDNNGKPRTETFITLEKTPEEIITEEQERRAAILKNLYLAGPVFRSKNYGKLEFQDNNKFIWNGAKALSPAIIPKNSGYSGYIAVRFFIDSSVKSEYKGVLSFDFDGASEWVNFLYVLSGDSLKLEYIDSANIQDGVVVRRNLNPVILFFQSEGEKH
- a CDS encoding GNAT family N-acetyltransferase, with protein sequence MDFIHQKNRIYATDSEGKTIAEVTFPDISEREVMIDHTFVDSSLRGQGIADKLIREVIAVATKQNKKIEPVCSYAKTWFENNPDYKNICTE
- a CDS encoding cytidylate kinase family protein, with protein sequence MAIITISRQIASYGDETAAELAKLLGYEFVDRKSLEADLIKLGVPESSLQKYDEKKPTFWASLLRDRDEYFDYLREAVYEHAQKGNTIFIGRGGFALLRGIPGCYSVRLVASEHTRVERLMNEFNWPEKKAKELMIESDTNREGFHKCFFNVVHDDPAVHHIVINTDFVDHKTAANIIKYACSQTVSAKEEEKGGEHIADLLHGQKIINHIAFDLKLPIYFLDAEVSETEIVLHGVADSASLIEQALVVANDMAKGKPVRSSISMVNEYKPYP
- a CDS encoding NUDIX hydrolase — its product is MKNIHDLCWAPQGSKEICETRVFTVKEIESLSPKNEKKTFVSIFAPEWVIVIPRIVDSTGTAYFLMVTQWRHGSAALSTEFPGGVVDKGETPEQAGLRELLEETGKEAVHIEPLGILYPNPAIMQNRSHVFLADCGEKTVAKHLDPDEFLESEAFPVHEILKKLGQPPFDHALMCSAMFLYLQKYGKLS
- a CDS encoding diphosphate--fructose-6-phosphate 1-phosphotransferase, producing MKLSVLQKARYEYQPKLPAALKQALDLISMKIGEATKSVADQEEVKALFPATYGRPLVTFRSGASSPNRNPLRVGVILSGGQAPGGHNVIAGLFDGLKKGNADSKLFGFLNGPAGLIDGKYKEIDAAFIDEYRNTGGFDIIGSGRTKIETDAQVASSLEVAKKMKLDAVVIIGGDDSNTNAALLAEHFIKADLKTQVIGVPKTIDGDLKNDMIETSFGFDTATKTYSELIGNIARDANSAKKYWHFIKLMGRSASHIALECALSTQPNVCLISEEIENEKKTLGQITQYLCDIIAKRAENEENFGIVLIPEGLIEFIPEMKTLISELNDAMAKHADEFTRLKTFAEEYAWVEKTLSKTSVQVFASLPEEISKQLLMDRDPHGNVQVSRIETEKLLLGLVQKELAARKNAGTYKGSFSGYTHFFGYEGRCAFPSNFDADYCYSLGFTAFLLIAQGLTGYLSSVRNLTAPADEWQAGGVPLTMMMNMEQRHGSKKPVIKKALVELDGKPFQEFAKNRDKWAITTSYLYPGAIQYYGPTEVCDAASKTLQLEQGKAKR
- a CDS encoding single-stranded DNA-binding protein; translation: MSSLNSLIIEGNVVRDPVVKTSPKGTAICNFSIAANRYYRTNDKTSQETSYFDIETWAKLAELCGENCVKGCGVRVVGRLKQDRWVGTDGKNYSKIKVIAEHVEFKPRFKNAEVPRHAQEELSPAEEVTF